GCAAAGCGTTCCGGCTGTGAGGCGTTCGGCTTACTGACAGAAGGCACGCAACAGCAAAATGTAATACATTTGATATCGATCTCTGTTCTAAGCGACTAACAGCCATAAAGTTTTTTTATTTTTTTGTTGACAAGGCAGAATTAATCGATTAATAGTATATTAATAGTGATAGGCGAATGAGAAAGAGAAAGGCAGATAAGGATAAGAAATCGGTCCCCGTGGTAGTCCGTCTCAGCAGAACAGAATACGAGATGGTAGAGAAGAGGGCTTCCGGTCTCGGGATGAATGTCTCTACATTCCTGAGATTGCTCATACGCAAGGGAAGGATAGAGCTGGATGACAGGGAGCAAACACTCTAAAGGAAAGGGGGGATGGATGATGCCCGCAAAGAAAAAAGCTCCGGCGAAGAAAAAAGCTCCTGCGAAAAAGAAGTAAGCAAGGCCGGGAAACAACGTATGGAGTGGCTGTCGGGACAGCGATGATTCGGTGGCACACCCGCAGCCTGAGGAAAGGAGGGGGCCTTCGGGCGACGCCAAGAGCCCCCTTCACCTTATACCTTATGCCACCATCACGGTGGGCATTTGGCGCAGATTGATCTGAATTGGGTGACACTCAGGTAGCGGTCGCCCCGGTCAGGAAGGATCACTACTATATTTGCATGGCTCATGCTGCCGGCGGCCAGCAGAGCACCAGCCATAGCAGCACCGCTTGACATGCCCACAAAGACTCCTTCTTTTTGGGCGAGGAGTCTTGTTCTCTCAAATGCCTCGCCATCCTCGATCACTATTTTCTCATCCAGGAATTCTTCGCGGTAAATTTTTGGCACAATCGATTCGTGCATGTTTTTCAACCCCTGGATGGTATGACCAAGCGTAGGCTCGACACCGATGATCTTGACCTTTGGCTTTTTTTCCCTGAAGTATTTCGCCAGGCCCATAAGCGTTCCCCCCGTGCCCATGCCCGCGACGACAGCATCCACCTCTCCGCCCGTCTGCCGCTCTATTTCAGGCCCCGTGGTCTCATAGTGCGCCAGCACATTACTCTGATTGTCGTACTGGTTGGGCATAAAATACTTTTCAGGCTCAGTCTCAAAAAGCACGTGGGCTCTTCGTATCGCGCCGTCGGTGCCCTCTT
Above is a window of Syntrophorhabdales bacterium DNA encoding:
- a CDS encoding cysteine synthase family protein — encoded protein: MSLLSAIGNTPLIELPNVSPNSGVRIFGKLEGCNPGGSVKDRPAYYMIKKAEEAGELTHDKIILEPTSGNTGIALAMIAAAKGYRVRLFMPECVSSERRLILEALGADVTMTPAKEGTDGAIRRAHVLFETEPEKYFMPNQYDNQSNVLAHYETTGPEIERQTGGEVDAVVAGMGTGGTLMGLAKYFREKKPKVKIIGVEPTLGHTIQGLKNMHESIVPKIYREEFLDEKIVIEDGEAFERTRLLAQKEGVFVGMSSGAAMAGALLAAGSMSHANIVVILPDRGDRYLSVTQFRSICAKCPP